The Alnus glutinosa chromosome 1, dhAlnGlut1.1, whole genome shotgun sequence region ATGGCAGGTCTCACGCTGGCTAGCCTTAGCATTCCTCAGGTACACACAAGATAGCCcatatatatcttttgtttACAGAGTAAAACATATATTATGAGATGTTAGATCATCGACTAATATTGGTATATTTCATGTCTTGCAGAGTATAGGATACGCTAGTTTAGCCAAACTTGATCCTCAATATGGCCTGTGTAAGTCGATGACTTCAGTTTAGACTCCGATGTGATCATTCTTTCACACCCAGTGACATACTGCTGGAGAAAGAAACAAATGTTAATTCTGAATCTCGATATATCGTTCTATGATGTtagtttcgatttttttttttgatttgggTTATTTGCATTATTTAGATACAAGCATTGTACCACCTCTGATTTATGCTCTAATGGGGAGTTCAAAAGAGCTAGCCATTGGACCAGTAGCTGTTGTTTCCATGCTGCTCTCCTCCTTGGTTCAGAAAATAGAAGATCCTGTGGCTGATCCCATTGCCTACAGGAAGCTTGTTTTCACAGCGACCTTCTTCGCGGGAACTTTCCAAGCTCTATTCGGAATGTTCAGGTAATTGTTcctttgttatttaatttttccttGTCAACTATTTTCTGGTTTCTCCTAATTAGAAGTTGTTTTCCCTTCAATGTCTGCAGATTGGGCTTCCTCGTGGATTTCTTTTCACATGCTGCTATTGTTGGATTCATGGCGGGTGCAGCCATTATCATTGGTCTTCAACAACTAAAAGGGCTACTTGGGTTTAGTCACTTCACCGCCAAAACTGATCTAGTGTCTGTCTTAGAGTCTGTTTTTAGATCACTTCACAGTGAGGTAAGTTCTACTAAAAGAACGTGGTTctaggaacaaaaaaaaaaaaaaaactaaaagtaaCATTTGGGGGGattctgtttttaattttgttatttgtactttttctctctttacgTTTAGTTGATTTGCTCTCTCTCCCTTGTGCTTTCATTGACAGTGGTACCCTCTGAATTTTCTCCTTGGTTGTTCATTCCTGATCTTCCTTCTATTCGCCAGGTTTATAGTAAGTGATTTAATCCTAGCATCACTATTTATTTCTCCTCGATCTAAGGCAacttttttctgtttatttcaTCAAGTCTTGATAAACCCATCATATTTGCAGGGCAGAAGAAACAAAAAGCTCTTCTGGTTGCCCGCTATTGCTCCTCTTTTATCAGTTATATTATCCACTTTGATAGTGTTTTTGACAAAAGCTGACAAGCATGGAGTTAAGATAATAAAACATATCAAAAGAGGTATAAATCCAAGCTCAGTTCATCAGTTGCAACTTAACGGCCCAAATGTTGGACAAGCAGCAAAAATTGGACTAATTTCTGCAATTATTGCTCTCACGGCATGTCTTCATTCCTTCTTTCCATATGTTCTTTACTTTAATTTTGACTGTAAGTTGTCTTAATGGTTATCCGACATTCACCTCAGGAAGCCATTGCTGTTGGCCGATCTTTTGCTACCATTAGAGGCTACCACCTTGATGGGAACAAGGAAATGGTAGCCATGGGCTTCATGAACATAGCAGGATCTTTATCTTCATGCTATGTGGCAACTGGTGAGCTCTTCTCATAACCTTTTCTCTCTAATAATGATCTTGCATATTGCAAGCAATGCATTTTTATATATCCAATTATTTGAGAGGCCAGTTTCGGTGAATTTCTGCAGGTTCATTCTCACGGACAGCAGTAAATTTCAGCGCAGGATGTCAAACAGTGGTATCAAATATAGTGATGGCGATTACTGTGCTTGTATCAATGGAATTGCTCACTAGGCTCTTGTATTTCACTCCAATTGCTATCCTTGCTTCAATCATTCTGTCTGCCCTTCCTGGGCTTATTGACATAAATGAAGCCTACTATATCTGGAAGGTTGACAAACTTGATTTCCTTGCATGTTTGGGTGCATTTCTTGGGGTCCTGTTTGCATCGGTGGAGATTGGTCTTTTGGCTGCGGTAATGtttaaacttttattattattatccttTCATACGTTATTGAAACAATCTGTGTGTCTCAAATAGGAACCCCAACTTGTAGTAAACAGAACTTCATCATAATGGATTCATGCTAATAGATTAATATCAAATGAATTCCGAATATTTAATGCTCAATTTCGAAGAACCCTGTACTCTCGTGACTGGCGGTTCCATTCCATAATTGAGACCAATAATTTCAGCTGCTATCTGATAGTGGGTACTGGGTGctcacactttttctttttcctttttatcgtTAGATCTTTCGAGGTAGCGACTCATGTCAAGTGTCAACCTATTTTGGCGTGTTCTGCTGTTATTTAtttgtatccatctttcaagacCTACCTTGCTTTAGGATAAAGATACAGGATTTTAGAACCCATCATCTAGTGTTAAGTAAGGATATACATAGAACGAACTAGAGTCTCAAACAACTTGTTAGTTACGATCCTTGTCCTGCATCGattaagtacaattttaactatgtgtatataattttttaaaccctTTTTACTTGCAAGCCGGTTTTCAAGAGTGAGCTCTACTTGAGTTTTGTATCATTTGATATCAAAGCCGCCAACACGTCGAGTATGGGATCAAATAAGTTGCGCCTTTGTAGCCGAGTCCCATAAGGGGAGATTTATAGGTTGGATTAAAATGTCTTggtattatatatgtatgtcAAAACAAAGTATGTTACGTAAAATTTTAaccatatgtatatacataagctc contains the following coding sequences:
- the LOC133853810 gene encoding low affinity sulfate transporter 3, coding for MSSVPTGLQAFSVEQQQPEIEDSGRTQRAEWVLNSPDPPGLCHELIGSIKETVFPHGNKHSSSSKKRTPRKCVVSFLQALFPILSWGKNYKVSNFKNDLMAGLTLASLSIPQSIGYASLAKLDPQYGLYTSIVPPLIYALMGSSKELAIGPVAVVSMLLSSLVQKIEDPVADPIAYRKLVFTATFFAGTFQALFGMFRLGFLVDFFSHAAIVGFMAGAAIIIGLQQLKGLLGFSHFTAKTDLVSVLESVFRSLHSEWYPLNFLLGCSFLIFLLFARFIGRRNKKLFWLPAIAPLLSVILSTLIVFLTKADKHGVKIIKHIKRGINPSSVHQLQLNGPNVGQAAKIGLISAIIALTASIAVGRSFATIRGYHLDGNKEMVAMGFMNIAGSLSSCYVATGSFSRTAVNFSAGCQTVVSNIVMAITVLVSMELLTRLLYFTPIAILASIILSALPGLIDINEAYYIWKVDKLDFLACLGAFLGVLFASVEIGLLAAVTISFAKLLLRSIRPGIEELGRLSGTDIFCDISQYPMAIKIPAIVIIRVNSALCFANANFIRERIVRWVAEEQNKMKENGKGSLEAVILDMSNMMNIDTSGICALEELHRKLVSDGIQLAMANPRLQVIHKLKLGKFVDKIGRGWVFLTIGEAVDACLGSKFDSLSSC